The window CTTCCCGGTTGCCCAGTGGTGTCTTGGCCTTCAGCTCGCCGACTACAGTTGCGGGGGCAGCCGCGGATTTGGGGCCCCATGCCTTTGGAGGCTAAGGTTCCCTGACCGCATTCCCATTCAATCCCCTTGCGGGGAACCGTCACCCGATTGATAAGGGCAAGCATCAACCCCCGTCAATCGAATTCGCCGATCATGAACGTTCCCCCGCCTCGTCTGACCTTCGTTCTCGGCGGCGCGCGGTCCGGAAAGAGCAGATATGCCGAGAACTTAGTGATGGACTGCGCTCCGCCCTGGGTCTACGTGGCAACCGCCGAAGCCCATGATAGCGAGATGGCGGCGCGGATTGCCGCGCACCGCAACCGACGCGATGGCCGCTGGCGCACCGTCGAGGCCCCGCTCGATTTGGCGAGCGCGATCGCAGCGCATGGCAGCAAAGGACAAGCCGTGCTGATCGATTGTCTCACGCTCTGGCTCAGCAATGTCATGCTGGACGGTCGGGATTTGATCGCTGAGCAGCAGCGGTTGATCACGGCCCTTGGCAACGCCGACGGACCTGTTGTCGTCGTCTCCAATGAAGTCGGCTTTGGCATCGTTCCCGATAATGCGCTGGCGCGAGAATTTCGTGATGCGCAAGGCCGCCTCAACATGCAGGTGGCTGCGATTGCCGACCGCGCTGTCTTGATCGCGGCGGGATTGCCGCTCATTCTGAAATAGACGGAAGGAATTTTAACTCCATGACAACCGAAACCGACGACGAAGCGCGCCACAAGGCAAAGATGGCCAACCGCAAGGCGGTTCAGGATGCCGAGGTCGCCGGCAAGACGATCGAGAAAGGATTGCTCATCGTCCACACCGGCAAAGGCAAGGGCAAATCGACGGCGGCTTTCGGTCTTCTGCTGCGCGCCATCGGACGAGGTTTTCAGTGCGGCGTGGTGCAGTTCGGCAAGGGAGCCTGGCAGACCGGCGAGCGCGCTGCGATCGAGCGTTTTGGCGATCAGGTCAAATGGTACACACTTGGTGAAGGTTTTACCTGGGAAACCCAGGATCGTGCCCGCGATGTCGCCGCCGCAGAGCGCGCCTGGGACCGGGCGACTGAACTGATGGAAGATCCCTCGATCCGATTGCTGATCCTCGACGAGCTCAATATCTCCTTGCGCTACGATCATCTCGACCTCGGCCGGGTCCTTGCGGCGTTCGCGAGCCGGCGGGCTGACTTGCACGTCGTCGTCACCGGCCGCAATGCAAAACCCGAATTGATCGAGATAGCCGACCTCGTGACCGAGATGGTAGCCGTGAAGCACCACTTCGCGGCCGGTGTCAAAGCGCAGCAAGGCATCGAGTTTTGAGCCCAGCCCGCGCGATCATGCTGCAGGGGACCGGCTCGGACGTCGGCAAGTCGCTGCTGGTTGCGGGATTGGCGCGGGCTTTCACCAATCGCGGCCTGCGAGTGAGGCCTTTCAAGCCACAGAACATGTCGAACAATGCCGCCGTTACCGCCGACGGCGGCGAGATCGGGCGCGCGCAGGCGCTGCAGGCGCGCGCGGCGCGCGTGCAACCAAGCGTGCACATGAACCCCGTGCTGCTGAAGCCGCAGAGCGAAACCGGCTCGCAGGTGGTCGTACAGGGCCGCGTCGTCGGCAATGCCAAAGGGCGCGAATATCAGGCGATGAAGCCCAAACTTCTCGGCGCTGTGCTTGAAAGTTTTGGCCATCTTGCGCGCGAGGCTGACCTCGTGCTGGTCGAAGGCGCGGGCTCGGCGTCGGAAGTGAACCTGAGGTCCGCCGACATCGCCAATATGGGCTTTGCTCGCGCGGCCGGCGTGCCGGTGGTCCTGATCGGCGATATCGATCGGGGCGGCGTGATCGCCAGCCTCGTTGGCACCAAGGCCGTCATCGCTGCCGAGGACGCCGCGATGATCGCAGGCTTCATCGTCAACAAATTTCGCGGCGATCCGTCTCTGTTCAGCGAAGGGATGGCCACCATCGCCCGACACACGGGCTGGCAACCGCTCGGTCTGGTGCCGTTTTTCGACTTGGCGCACAGGCTGCCGGCGGAAGACGCGCTCGGGCTTCAAACTGGCTCCTCGCGCGGCGATAGCGATCGCACCCTGATCGTGGTGCTGGCCTATCCCCGCATCTCGAATTTTGATGATTTTGATCCGTTGCGCCTTGAGCCGGGCGTTAATGTTGTCTTCATCAGGCCTGGACAGCCCATTCCCGGCGGCGCCGCGCTGGTGGTGCTGCCGGGGTCCAAGGCCACGATTGCCGATCTCGCCGCGCTGCGCGAAACGGGATGGGACACTGACCTCAACGCGCACGTGCGCCGCGGCGGCTATGTGCTCGGTGTTTGCGGCGGCTATCAGATGCTCGGCGCGCATATTTCTGATCCGGACGGAATCGAGGGACCTGCCGGCGCCGTCGCGGGCCTTGGTTTGCTCGATGTCGAGACCGTGCTCGGGGGCGACAAGGTCCTCGTCGATATCGTTGGCACGAGTGCCGATGGGGCGGCGCCCTTCGAAGGATATGAGATGCACGTCGGACGCACGACCGGTACGGGGTGCGCGAAACCACTCTTGCAGTTTGCCGACGGACGAAAGGACGGAGCGGTCGACGGCTCCGGCCGCATCGCCGGTTGCTACGTTCACGGGCTCTTTTCCGACGACCGGCAGCGCGACCACTGGCTGCGCCGCGTCGCAAACAAGCCCTCTGGACTCGCCTACGAAACCGACGTCGAGGAGACCCTCGACCGCCTTGCCGGCCACATCGAGCAACACATCGACTGCAACCGTCTACTTGATCTGGCCCGCGCACCCGATCTCAAGCAAACGCCGTAACCGCAGCCAATCCTGCAACGCATACGAATTGGATTGCGCATGCGAGCCGGTATTGCCTGAGAGCTGTGCGGATGTCCTGGACGCCGGCCGTCTCGCGGCCATCACCAATCCAATGATCGTCAATCGTCGTTCCGTGATAGGCGCGCGGGCCGGCAAGCCTGAGACCTAGCGCGCCTGCCATTGCTGCCTCCGGCCATCCAGCATTCGGCGAGCGGTGCCTATTTGCATCGCGCCACACGGCCATGATTGCACCGCGGGACGACAACCCGGATAATGGCGCCGAGGCCAGCAGCAGCCAAAATGCCGCGAGCCGCGAAGCCGGGAGGTTGACGAGATCGTCCACTCGCGCCGACGCCCAGCCAAAGGCGAGATAGCGCTCGGATTTATGGCCGATCATGCTGTCCGCCGTATTGACCGCCTTGTAGCCGCAAACTCCGGGCAATCCGGCGACAAGGAGCCAGAACAGCGGCGCTACGACGCCGTCGGAAAAATTTTCGGCGAGGCTTTCGATGGCAGCGCGGCTGACGCCCGCTACATCCAGGTTTTGCGTGTCGCGTCCGACAATCATCGACACCGCTTGACGCCCTGCCTCAATACCTTTCTGCTCCAGCGCATCGGCAACCGCCCGGACATGCGAATCGAGGCTGCGCTGGGCAAGCAGCGTGCTGGCCACCGCTCCCGAGATGAGCGTACTCGCGAAGCCTGGGAGCAAGTGTTGCGCGAGCAGGAAGATGACCGTCCCCGACAAACCGCTGACGCCAAGCAGTAAAACCAGTGTCGTAGAGCCAAACATCCGACGGCGTTCGAACGAGAACTCAGGACGGTTCCAGGCGCGCTCGCACCATGCTATCAGCGTCCCGATCCAGCTCACCGGATGGCCGATCCAGCGATAGAGGGTGTCCGGAAATCCAAAAGCTGCTTCGATTGCGAGCGCGGTGAAAGCGAGTTCGGCGAACATGCGTGATCCGGAACACCTGGGTAGTGTAAGTTCTCTGCCTATCACGCAGCCCGCTGCCGCGGAACAGATCTCGCACGGCGGCAATCTGGATGCCGCGCGAAGAAGGTTTCCAGGCGCGCCGGAGCCATGGATCGATCTATCGACCGGCATCAATCCCGCCCCCTTCCCTATTCCCGATTTGCCGGCGGAAATCTGGTCGCGTCTGCCAATGCGCTCTGAAGAGGAGGAGCTGCTGGCCGCAGCAGCGATGAGGTATCGCGTTGCCGATCCCGGCATGATCGTCGCTGCACCGGGCACGCAGGCCTTGATCCAGCTTCTTCCCCGCTTCCTCCCGATGTCTTCGGTTGAGATCCTC is drawn from Bradyrhizobium lablabi and contains these coding sequences:
- the cobO gene encoding cob(I)yrinic acid a,c-diamide adenosyltransferase; its protein translation is MTTETDDEARHKAKMANRKAVQDAEVAGKTIEKGLLIVHTGKGKGKSTAAFGLLLRAIGRGFQCGVVQFGKGAWQTGERAAIERFGDQVKWYTLGEGFTWETQDRARDVAAAERAWDRATELMEDPSIRLLILDELNISLRYDHLDLGRVLAAFASRRADLHVVVTGRNAKPELIEIADLVTEMVAVKHHFAAGVKAQQGIEF
- the cbiB gene encoding adenosylcobinamide-phosphate synthase CbiB, translating into MFAELAFTALAIEAAFGFPDTLYRWIGHPVSWIGTLIAWCERAWNRPEFSFERRRMFGSTTLVLLLGVSGLSGTVIFLLAQHLLPGFASTLISGAVASTLLAQRSLDSHVRAVADALEQKGIEAGRQAVSMIVGRDTQNLDVAGVSRAAIESLAENFSDGVVAPLFWLLVAGLPGVCGYKAVNTADSMIGHKSERYLAFGWASARVDDLVNLPASRLAAFWLLLASAPLSGLSSRGAIMAVWRDANRHRSPNAGWPEAAMAGALGLRLAGPRAYHGTTIDDHWIGDGRETAGVQDIRTALRQYRLACAIQFVCVAGLAAVTAFA
- a CDS encoding cobyric acid synthase; this translates as MLQGTGSDVGKSLLVAGLARAFTNRGLRVRPFKPQNMSNNAAVTADGGEIGRAQALQARAARVQPSVHMNPVLLKPQSETGSQVVVQGRVVGNAKGREYQAMKPKLLGAVLESFGHLAREADLVLVEGAGSASEVNLRSADIANMGFARAAGVPVVLIGDIDRGGVIASLVGTKAVIAAEDAAMIAGFIVNKFRGDPSLFSEGMATIARHTGWQPLGLVPFFDLAHRLPAEDALGLQTGSSRGDSDRTLIVVLAYPRISNFDDFDPLRLEPGVNVVFIRPGQPIPGGAALVVLPGSKATIADLAALRETGWDTDLNAHVRRGGYVLGVCGGYQMLGAHISDPDGIEGPAGAVAGLGLLDVETVLGGDKVLVDIVGTSADGAAPFEGYEMHVGRTTGTGCAKPLLQFADGRKDGAVDGSGRIAGCYVHGLFSDDRQRDHWLRRVANKPSGLAYETDVEETLDRLAGHIEQHIDCNRLLDLARAPDLKQTP
- the cobU gene encoding bifunctional adenosylcobinamide kinase/adenosylcobinamide-phosphate guanylyltransferase, whose product is MNVPPPRLTFVLGGARSGKSRYAENLVMDCAPPWVYVATAEAHDSEMAARIAAHRNRRDGRWRTVEAPLDLASAIAAHGSKGQAVLIDCLTLWLSNVMLDGRDLIAEQQRLITALGNADGPVVVVSNEVGFGIVPDNALAREFRDAQGRLNMQVAAIADRAVLIAAGLPLILK